From Channa argus isolate prfri chromosome 21, Channa argus male v1.0, whole genome shotgun sequence, one genomic window encodes:
- the wnk1b gene encoding serine/threonine-protein kinase WNK1 isoform X18, protein MIAIKLWLRIEDVKKLKGKYKENEAIEFSFDLNKDVPEDVAQEMVESGYVAEGDHKTMAKAIKDRVSLIQRKREQRRLVREEQEKRKVEAEQHLLQKQQQQQQETFKTSHTLAEAEETEVDQQQLHYQQTSVSHTSEGGVDSSQGSSVFSSDSPHLAQLNMSYSCSPSTQPPSQPQSPYPSTPSATLQQHPGYTQPPQPMPASRCRRSRSMSICIPPSSYTFSHAPPPLALALKQPSTPPPDLSSTPFPTTTSPCMSQAEERDTFAGRLSKALETVLPLHSASSLPRARQRRASLPALFSIPQRSVPHPYSGGASAGGGTGGNIPLPTLPDPPTIFFPSIPERPISFSPPPTGPPKAYNTQRRKSTSILEAHTRHFQPSYTRYGSSLHPFSGMECAETPSLFMVNPGFAAAAQRLGVGESLHLTGQADPALYSYKDFRAEQEEAVRRFSLNQAALLDHYEAMAYGGYPLTAHQLSHLSFHQQRQAAAAASLGFDPGAPPQPGFLHPHIMQRMSTHSPVPPPLPPISAPSGGSVSSSSSEGCYPPPQHTSPSSFPFSAPPVMADAPPPTGSVFDFHIAAAAAAAVAAGDPSLLLSRLYRARRSSMDLPLEDNTAAGSGGSGTYTRLQPVTEELYSYVSPELPLPPGSLLFHHTGVTAKDRSPEPSSDSLASSDAGEFQSPPPPPLLPPFDFTAAQSIPHSSSAALYDSSGGVLPIDPQGHPPSMQSFLPPTPSSELQLGGASSTHLESLMQSTWARQGGVVPAQPDMTYHESFLAMQAANPTLQVQAPAPQPTPGNPLLPATSQPAPSGTSHQLISSSQSSTSVQSPTLPQASAQPSVTPSASTITLVTPPSPSPSLPVAMPSAAVASPLSPLPLPAGVVPTIVSSPPSVPTPVPQPLATVVPIISVVTAPPDNPMEAPPQSASQSSELSQAQLQPPQVLSSIESGHSETSGMSDGNEGGGGRHEGRSTKRHQRRSVRSRSRHEKTSKAKLNVLNISNRGDRVAECQLETHNRKMVTFRFDLDGDNPEEIAQIMIQSEFILESERESFIEQVREVIENADERDTNSQMTGDMEQQIPSISVPMPDLPPSATAQVVHSAGRKFIVSPVPESRLKEHMFPSAPVPAPPAETVPLGSAPFQTPGQCLGLSHSGGAVSLHQAFSELRNSQSQFDPGPSTAPASIHSTHPPLQPVPASVPSLASTVTPTVESSIGLLPASLNQAQEQVLDASVPPTPLTSSPSSVHTVCLSPPCSSSPAPTVVIQSILQSQVLSNAGMQVVSQHQGQVQAPVPVPGQAQIHPQSYTLPQSQTLIATLIPSTLPTASISSIPSTMLPSPPTIPLLSSPPSSTLAASEILSDHSISSSTPSLSSSVIPTTAIPGPQLAPSVSSHPLPPVSSSSTLGLQTVTTNVPLVQPTLVHSQPQTATLPGQTHTNCGECDARSDASADLQGKVDDIQALEMKLRSLFMDLGGGVPSTQGDILAADPTSVGSVAGTSSPMGPSSTSTTSITIPGSALPVNPPQPPSSLALGSPAPVQGPGTPVSASAQSVLPASSFGQTTPSKTPLSRVPANTPPSELLPSFPGPCLIQSQQPLEDLDAQLRRALSPETVPVSTHIQPQASHSGMSSVGHPIPFSLEEEAVASPAPPPTGGVKLGRFQVSLATEETRVQCPACTESSSTTSSSSTSSSSSLSSPDNTLHKDSPLRGESEQGGDVVDGLLKRTLGGSHHPSPYTSPCPSPKPKPTTTIGRFQVTTNSEARVGRFSVSRAQEQDLESKQSPPPAAEASNGPSDPGQILTPDSTHKASLPSLNNSFNNSYLSSDNDSEFEDEDFKREVNRLREKHMREIQALHSRQKDEIESLFTRLGKVPPAAVLPPVIALTGRRRRPTKSKSSKSSRTSSTHGSKSPLQPGSTLSAQSVPTMYPGQLALLTHGGLADSASSTLLQPLKPSPSSDNLCSAYTSEAALSVPSLCAPTPGCVKFSWGSERLAFKPAGRRTRFLSTPCLALWKMVKKVCPCNQLCRTNSTNAVSSSGGLGQSQGGSQCLPSSISAPHHRKGTFTDDLHKLVDNWARDAMNLSQCKRSAKQLQQPPAQGHSYEVIQSASLSRKYSAPSQLCPSTIGGSAHLPTNPTTATSLAARKGSLCHSPASSTPPQPQPPQFIHYTPTAAYSAQWSGPAHGLSHQAPGQPGPLLVSTSQPLGPYPAPQGQIPGQGPLQTFHLANALQKSVSNPGGPNLRTT, encoded by the exons ATGATCGCCATCAAACTTTGGCTCAGGATAGAAGATGTTAAGAAGCTCaaag gCAAATATAAAGAGAACGAAGCCATCGAGTTCTCCTTCGACCTCAACAAGGACGTCCCTGAAGATGTGGCCCAGGAAATG GTTGAGTCTGGCTATGTTGCTGAAGGTGATCATAAGACCATGGCCAAGGCTATCAAGGACCGTGTGTCTCTGATCCAAAGGAAGAGAGAACAGAGGCGGCTAGTACGAGAGGAGCAGGagaagagaaaagtggaggcagaacaacatctgctgcagaagcaacagcagcaacaacaggaaacattCAAAACATCTCACACACTG gcagaggcagaggagaCTGAAGTGGATCAACAGCAACTTCACTATCAGCAGACCAGTGTTTCACACACAT ctgAAGGAGGTGTGGACAGCAGCCAAGGTTCCTCAGTGTTCTCCTCAGACTCCCCCCACCTAGCGCAGCTGAACATGTCGTACAGCTGCTCCCCATCTACCCAGCCCCCTTCCCAGCCCCAGAGTCCCTATCCCTCCACCCCTTCTGCTACCCTGCAGCAGCATCCAGGCTACACCCAACCACCACAGCCAATG CCGGCATCGCGCTGCCGTCGAAGTCGTAGCATGTCTATTTGCATCCCCCCCTCCTCCTATACCTTTTCCCATGCTCCTCCACCCCTGGCCCTTGCTCTAAAGCAGCCTTCCACCCCACCTCCAGACCTGTCCTCCACACCTTTCCCAACCACCACCTCTCCCTGCATGTCTCAAGCAGAGGAGAGGGACACATTCGCTGGGCGCCTTTCCAAAGCCCTGGAGACAGTCCTACCCCTTCACTCTGCCTCTTCTTTGCCCAGGGCCAGGCAGCGGAGGGCCAGCCTACCTGCCCTGTTCTCCATTCCT CAGCGTTCAGTGCCACACCCCTACAGCGGAGGAGCAAGTGCaggaggaggaacaggaggGAACATTCCCCTCCCAACTCTCCCTGACCCTCCtactattttttttccctccattccTGAGCGCCCCATTTCCTTCTCACCTCCACCCACTGGGCCTCCAAAGGCCTACAACACGCAGCGACGCAAGAGCACATCTATTCTTGAGGCACACACCCGACACTTCCAGCCTTCCTACACTCGCTATGGAAGCAGCCTGCATCCCTTTTCCGGAATGGAGTGTGCCGAGACACCATCTCTGTTTATGGTAAATCCTGGTTTTGCAGCGGCTGCGCAAAGGCTTGGTGTTGGGGAGTCACTGCATCTCACAGGACAAGCGGACCCAGCTTTGTACAGCTATAAAGACTTtagagcagagcaggaagaagcAGTAAGACGATTTAGTTTAAATCAAGCTGCCTTATTGGACCATTATGAAGCAATGGCATATGGTGGATACCCACTGACTGCACACCAGCTTAGTCATTTGAGTTTCCATCAACAAAGGCAAGCAGCAGCGGCTGCTAGTCTGGGTTTTGATCCTGGAGCTCCACCTCAACCGGGATTCTTGCATCCACACATAATGCAAAGAATGAGCACACACAGCCCAGTCCCTCCACCATTACCTCCTATAAGTGCACCTAGCGGTGGGTCTgtttcttcttcatcatcagagGGTTGCTATCCCCCACCACAGCATACCTCCccttcttctttccctttttctgcACCGCCTGTAATGGCTGATGCCCCACCACCTACTGGAAGTGTTTTTGACTTCCAtatagctgcagctgctgcagctgcagttgcTGCTGGGGACCCAAGCCTCCTATTATCCAGACTTTACAGAGCCCGACGGAGCTCGATGGACCTCCCTCTGGAGGACAACACTGCAGCTGGATCAGGTGGTTCAGGCACCTACACCCGTCTCCAGCCAGTGACTGAAGAGTTGTACTCCTATGTCAGTCCTGAGCTCCCCTTACCTCCAGGAAGTCTTCTCTTTCACCACACAGGTGTAACTGCAAAGGACAGAAGTCCAGAGCCTTCTAGTGACTCCTTGGCTTCTTCTGATGCAGGAGAGTTCCAGTCACCACCTCCCCCACCTCTACTCCCTCCATTTGACTTCACAGCTGCTCAGTCCATCCCTCATTCATCCTCTGCTGCGCTCTACGATTCATCAGGAGGGGTGCTTCCCATAGATCCCCAGGGGCATCCACCTTCCATGCAGAGCTTTCTCCCTCCCACACCATCCTCTGAGCTTCAACTTGGAGGAGCATCATCCACTCACCTGGAGTCTTTGATGCAGAGCACCTGGGCCCGACAAGGAGGGGTGGTACCAGCCCAACCGGATATGACATATCATGAGTCATTCCTGGCCATGCAGGCTGCTAACCCCACTCTG CAGGTTCAGGCTCCAGCCCCACAGCCCACACCAGGAAACCCACTGCTCcctgccacctcacagccagCTCCTTCTGGAACCTCCCACCAG CTCATTTCATCCAGTCAGAGTAGTACGTCAGTTCAGAGCCCCACACTGCCGCAGGCGTCCGCACAG CCCAGTGTAACTCCGTCTGCCTCTACCATTACCTTGGTGACCCCTCCTTCTCCATCGCCGTCCCTTCCTGTTGCCATGCCGTCTGCAGCAGTggcttcccctctctctcctctgccacTTCCTGCTGGGGTGGTACCCACTATTgtttcttctcctccctctgtgCCCACACCTGTGCCTCAGCCATTGGCCACCGTGGTGCCAATCATCAGTGTAGTCACCGCCCCGCCTGATAATCCTATGGAAGCCCCTCCCCAG tctgCCTCTCAGTCATCAGAGCTGTCCCAGGCCCAACTCCAGCCACCTCAAGTTCTCTCATCTATAGAGAG TGGCCACTCTGAGACATCCGGTATGAGTGACGGCAATGAGGGAGGAGGAGGTCGTCACGAGGGGCGCTCCACTAAGCGACATCAGAGACGTTCTGTACGAAGTCGATCACGTCATGAGAAAACCTCTAAGGCGAAACTCAATGTTCTCAAT ATCTCAAACCGGGGAGACAGAGTAGCGGAGTGTCAGCTTGAAACCCACAACAGGAAGATGGTGACCTTTAGGTTTGACTTGGATGGAGACAACCCTGAGGAGATAGCACAGATCATG ATTCAGAGCGAGTTTATCctggagagtgagagggagtCTTTCATTGAGCAGGTCAGAGAGGTGATAGAGAATGCTGATGAGAGGGATACAAACAGCCAG ATGACAGGAGACATGGAGCAGCAAATTCCCAGTATATCTGTTCCCATGCCTG ACCTGCCTCCAAGTGCAACAGCACAAGTGGTTCATTCAGCAGGTCGCAAGTTCATTGTCAGCCCAGTACCTGAATCCAGGCTTAAGGAACATATGTTTCCCTCTGCTCCTGTCCCTGCACCACCTGCGGAAACAG TTCCTTTAGGATCAGCTCCATTTCAGACTCCAGGCCAATGTTTGGGGTTGTCCCATTCTGGAGGAGCAGTCAGTTTACATCAAGCCTTCTCTGAGCTCAGGAATAGCCAGAGTCAGTTTGATCCAGGACCCAGCACTGCCCCAGCCTCTATCCACTCCACCCATCCTCCTCTGCAGCCTGTACCTGCCTCTGTCCCATCACTAGCTAGCACAGTAACTCCTACTGTTGAGTCTTCTATTGGCCTTCTTCCTGCTAGTTTAAACCAGGCACAGGAGCAGGTCTTAGATGCCTCTGTTCCACCCACTCCTTTgacctcctccccctcttctgTTCACACTGTCTGCCTCAGCCCTCCTTGTTCCTCCTCTCCTGCTCCTACTGTGGTCATTCAATCAATCCTTCAGTCACAGGTACTTTCAAACGCAGGGATGCAGGTTGTGTCCCAGCACCAGGGACAGGTCCAGGCCCCGGTCCCGGTCCCTGGCCAAGCACAAATTCATCCCCAGAGTTACACCCTGCCCCAGTCCCAAACTCTCATTGCTACTTTAATACCTTCAACTTTACCAACAGCAAGCATTTCCAGCATCCCTTCAACAATGCTTCCCTCCCCTCCTACTATCCCCCTTCTATCCTCCCCACCTTCCTCTACTCTTGCAGCCAGTGAAATTCTCTCAGATCATTCTATCTCTTCCTCAACTCCttcactctcctcctctgtcatcCCAACTACTGCCATCCCAGGGCCCCAGCTCGCTCCCTCTGTTTCCTCCCACCCTCTTCCCCCCGTCTCTTCCTCATCAACTCTGGGTCTCCAGACAGTGACAACAAACGTTCCCTTAGTTCAACCAACCTTGGTTCACTCCCAGCCGCAGACTGCAACCCTGCCTGGGCAGACTCACACAAACTGTGGTGAATGTGATGCAAG GTCTGATGCATCTGCAGATTTACAAGGCAAAGTGGATGACATCCAAGCTCTGGAGATGAAGCTGCGGTCTCTCTTTATGGACCTGGGGGGAGGAGTGCCCTCCACTCAGGGAGACATCTTAGCTGCTGACCCAACTTCTGTAGGCTCTGTGGCAGGTACCTCATCCCCAATGGGCCCCAGCTCCACCTCCACCACATCGATCACCATACCTGGCTCCGCCCTGCCAGTCAATCCTCCCCAGCCCCCCTCCAGTCTAGCTCTGGGGTCACCTGCTCCAGTCCAGGGCCCTGGGACACCTGTCTCCGCCTCTGCACAAAGTG TTCTCCCTGCCTCATCCTTTGGCCAGACCACTCCATCTAAAACCCCATTGTCCAGGGTACCG GCCAATACGCCTCCTTCAGAACTCCTGCCATCCTTCCCTGGACCTTGTCTAATACAG TCCCAGCAGCCTCTGGAGGACCTGGATGCACAATTGCGGAGAGCACTGAGCCCAGAAACAGTTCCTGtgagcacacacatacag CCCCAGGCCTCTCACAGTGGCATGTCTTCAGTGGGACATCCAA TTCCTTTCTCTCTGGAGGAGGAAGCTGTGGCTTCTCCTGCTCCTCCCCCTACAGGTGGAGTTAAACTGGGAAGATTTCAG gTCTCATTAGCTACTGAAGAGACTCGTGTCCAATGCCCGGCCTGCACTGAATCTTCCTCCacaacctcctcctcttctacgTCCTCGTCCTCTAGTCTCTCTAGTCCAGACAACACACTGCACAAGGACTCTCCTCTGAGAGGTGAATCAGAACAGGGAGGAGATGTTGTGGACGGACTCCTAAAGAGAACTCTGGGAGGATCCCACCACCCCTCCCCTTACACTTCCCCTTGCCCCTCCCCAAAGCCTAAGCCCACCACGACCATCGGACGCTTCCAG GTCACCACCAACTCTGAGGCCCGTGTTGGTAGATTCTCAGTCAGTCGTGCCCAGGAGCAGGACCTCGAGTCCAAGCAAAGTCCTCCACCTGCTGCCGAGGCTTCTAATGGACCCAGTGATCCTGGACAGATTCTGACTCCAGACTCCACACACAAAGCCTCCCTGCCGAGTCTAAACAACTCCTTCAATAACTCCTACTTAAGCAGTGACAACGACTCTGAATTTGAGGATGAAGACTTCAAACGAGAAGTCAACCGCCTCAGAGAAAA GCACATGCGAGAGATTCAGGCCCTACACTCCAGACAGAAGGATGAAATAGAAAGCCTTTTCACTAGACTGGGAAAG GTTCCTCCAGCTGCAGTGCTCCCCCCAGTTATAGCCTTAACTGGCAGGAGGAGAAGACCAACCAAAAGCAAGTCTTCCAAATCGTCCAGAACCAGCTCTACACATGGCAGTAAGAGTCCGTTACAGCCAG GCAGCACTTTATCCGCCCAGAGCGTCCCAACCATGTACCCCGGCCAGCTGGCTCTGTTAACCCACGGAGGATTAGCTGATTCAGCCAGCAGCACTCTACTCCAGCCACTCAAACCATCTCCCTCCAGCGACAACCTCTGTTCAGCCTACACCAGTGAGGCTGCACTCTCTGTGCCCAGCCTGTGTGCTCCCACCCCAG GCTGTGTAAAGTTCAGCTGGGGCTCGGAGCGTTTGGCCTTCAAGCCGGCCGGCAGGAGGACGCGCTTTCTGAGTACGCCCTGCTTGGCTCTTT GGAAGATGGTGAAAAAAGTCTGCCCCTGCAACCAGCTCTGTA GGACTAACAGCACCAACGCAGTGAGCAGTTCAGGTGGTTTGGGTCAAAGTCAGGGGGGTTCTCAGTGTCTCCCCTCCAGCATTTCAGCCCCTCATCACAGAAAAGGAACCTTCACCGATGACCTTCATAAACTGGTGGACAACTGGGCCAGAGATGCCATGAACCTCTCACAG TGTAAAAGGAGTgccaaacagctgcagcagccccCAGCACAGGGACACAGCTACGAG GTCATCCAGTCAGCCAGTCTGAGCAGGAAGTACTCAGCTCCCAGCCAGCTGTGCCCCAGCACCATTGGAGGCTCTGCCCACCTCCCCACAAACCCCACCACTGCTACCTCTCTGGCTGCCCGCAAGGGATCTCTGTGCCACTCCCCTGCTTCTTCCACTCCACCCCAACCCCAACCTCCCCAGTTCATTCACTATACCCCCACCGCTGCCTACAGTGCACAGTGGTCTGGTCCAGCTCATGGCCTGTCACACCAGGCTCCCGGACAGCCTGGTCCTCTTCTGGTCAGCACCTCCCAACCTCTTGGCCCTTACCCTGCGCCGCAGGGCCAGATTCCTGGACAGGGGCCGCTTCAGACTTTCCATCTGGCCAATGCTCTCCAGAAGTCAGTTAGCAACCCAGGAGGACCCAACTTGAGGACCACATAG